In Cicer arietinum cultivar CDC Frontier isolate Library 1 chromosome 1, Cicar.CDCFrontier_v2.0, whole genome shotgun sequence, one DNA window encodes the following:
- the LOC101489554 gene encoding glycerol-3-phosphate acyltransferase 9, producing MNSTGTLKSSSSELDLDRPNIEDYLPSGAAIQQEPRGKLRLHDLLDISPTLSEAAGAIVDDSFTRCFKSNPPEPWNWNIYLFPLWCFGVVVRYLILFPTRVLGLTLGWIIFLSAFIPVHLLLKGHDKLRRNIERSLVEMMCGFFVASWTGVVKYHGPKPSRRPKQVFVANHTSMIDFIILEQMTAFAVIMQKHPGWVGLLQSTILESVGCIWFNRTEAKDREIVARKLREHVQGADNNPLLIFPEGTCVNNHYTVMFKKGAFELGCTVCPVAIKYNKIFVDAFWNSRKQSFTKHLLQLMTSWAVVCDVWYLEPQNLKPGETPIEFAERVRDIISHRAGLKKVPWDGYLKYSRPSPKHRERKQQNFAESVLRRLEEK from the exons ATGAATAGCACTGGAACACTTAAGTCTTCAAGTTCTGAGTTGGATCTTGATCGACCCAACATTGAGGATTATCTCCCTTCAGGAGCCGCCATTCAACAAGAACCTCGCGGCAAGCTTCGCCT GCATGACTTGCTTGATATTTCTCCTACACTATCTGAGGCAGCTGGTGCTATTGTAGAT GACTCATTCACAAGATGTTTCAAGTCAAATCCTCCAGAACCATGGAATTGgaatatatatttgtttccTTTGTGGTGTTTTGGAGTTGTTGTTCGATATTTGATACTGTTCCCTACAAG GGTTCTTGGGTTAACATTAGGATGGATAATATTTCTTTCTGCTTTCATTCCAGTGCACCTCCTATTGAAAGGACATGACAAGTTGAGGAGAAATATTGAG AGGTCTTTGGTAGAGATGATGTGCGGTTTCTTTGTTGCATCTTGGACTGGGGTTGTCAAGTACCATGGGCCAAAGCCCAGCAGGCGACCAAAACAG GTTTTTGTTGCCAACCACACTTCCATGATTGATTTCATTATCTTAGAACAGATGACTGCTTTTGCTGTTATTATGCAGAAGCATCCTGGATGGGTTG GATTGTTGCAAAGCACCATTTTGGAGAGTGTAGGATGTATCTGGTTCAATCGCACAGAGGCAAAGGATCGAGAAATTGTGGCAAGAAA ATTGAGGGAACATGTCCAGGGAGCTGACAACAATCCTCTTCTCATATTTCCAGAGGGAACTTGTGTAAATAATCACTACACAGTCATGTTTAAGAAG GGTGCATTTGAACTTGGCTGCACAGTTTGCCCTGTTGCAATCAAATACAACAAAATTTTTGTCGATGCATTTTGGAATAGTCGAAA GCAATCATTCACTAAACATCTGTTGCAGCTAATGACATCATGGGCTGTTGTTTGTGATGTTTGGTACTTGGAGCCACAAAACCTAAAGCCAGGAGAGACACCAATTGAGTTTGCCGAAAG GGTGAGAGACATAATCTCACATCGTGCTGGTCTTAAAAAGGTTCCTTGGGATGGATATCTGAAGTATTCGCGTCCTAGCCCAAAGCATAGAGAAAGAAA GCAACAGAACTTTGCTGAGTCGGTGCTGCGGCGtttggaagaaaaataa
- the LOC101490105 gene encoding cellulose synthase-like protein D1, with translation MTSSSNSPPKSSSSGGRPPQAVKFTRRTSSGRVVNLSRDDDIDLSGEFAGQNDYINYTVMMPLTPDNQPGTSDSKTDGAAGSYGTTRFASESQQQGMNDGGGGGGGDGSGGSKMDRRMSVLNSANNKSMLLRSQTQDFDHNRWLFETKGTYGIGNAFWQDDQNSFGDDNGMSMSDFMDKPWKPLTRKIPIPGAILSPYRLLIAIRMVILVLFLTWRVQNPNYDAMWLWGISIVCELWFAFSWLLDVLPKLNPINRSADLAALHDKFDQPSPSNPTGRSDLPGMDVFVSTADPEKEPPLVTANTILSILGVDYPIEKVSCYISDDGGAILTFEAMAEAVKFAEVWVPFCRKHNIEPRNPEAYFSLKKDPTKNKKLHDFVKDRRWMKREYDEFKVRINGLPEVIKKRSKMYNSREEKKEKQLLKEKNGGVLPADQPIDVPKATWMADGTHWPGTWHNPSADHTKGDHAGILQVMSKVPEHDPIMGYADEKSLDFTGIDIRIPMFAYVSREKRPGYDHNKKAGAMNAMVRASAILSNGPFILNLDCDHYIYNSHALKEGMCFMLDRGGDRVCYIQFPQRFEGIDPSDRYANHNTVFFDGNMRALDGLQGPMYVGTGCMFRRYALYGFEPPRFIEHTGVFGRVKTKVNHNPNQAKLHLDDDMEPLTSEAELNLPQKFGNSSMFTDSIPVAEFQARPLADHKSVKNGRPPGALLVPRPPLDAPTVAEAIAVISCWYEDKTEWGDRIGWIYGSVTEDVVTGYRMHNRGWRSVYCITKRDAFRGTAPINLTDRLHQVLRWATGSVEIFFSRNNAIFATRRLKFLQRIAYLNVGIYPFTSIFLVVYCFLPALSLFSGQFIVQGLNVAFLTYLLLISICLSLISLLEVKWSGIGLEEWWRNEQFWVIGGTSAHLVAVVQGLLKVIAGIEISFTLTSKSAGDDVDDIYADLYIVKWTSLFIMPLTIIIINIVALIMGFLRTVYSIIPQWNKLMGSMFFSFWVLSHMYPFAKGLMGRRGRVPTIIYVWSGLLSITIALLWISIDPPTDTAAGGGSFEV, from the exons ATGACAAGTTCTTCAAATTCACCACCGAAATCGTCCTCGTCCGGTGGCCGGCCACCACAAGCGGTGAAGTTTACACGCCGGACATCGAGCGGGCGGGTAGTGAATCTTTCAAGAGATGATGACATAGATTTGTCCGGCGAATTCGCCGGACAAAATGATTACATCAATTACACTGTCATGATGCCACTAACACCGGATAACCAGCCCGGAACATCTGATTCCAAGACAGATGGTGCGGCCGGATCATACGGGACAACGAGGTTCGCCTCGGAGTCACAACAACAAGGAATGAATGATggcggtggtggtggtggtggtgatggTAGTGGTGGATCTAAAATGGATAGAAGAATGTCTGTATTGAATTCAGCAAATAATAAGTCTATGTTATTAAGGAGTCAAACTCAAGATTTTGATCATAATAGATGGTTGTTTGAGACAAAAGGGACTTATGGAATTGGAAATGCTTTTTGGCAAGATGATCAAAATTCTTTTGGTGATGATAATGGAATGAGTATGTCAGATTTCATGGACAAACCTTGGAAACCATTAACTAGGAAAATTCCAATTCCAGGAGCTATACTCAGCCCTTATAG GTTGTTGATTGCTATCCGTATGGTAATTCTAGTACTTTTCTTAACATGGCGAGTTCAAAACCCAAATTATGATGCAATGTGGTTATGGGGGATATCAATTGTGTGTGAACTTTGGTTTGCATTCTCTTGGCTTCTTGATGTACTTCCTAAATTGAATCCAATAAACAGAAGTGCAGACCTTGCTGCATTACATGACAAGTTTGATCAACCTTCGCCTTCCAATCCGACTGGCCGGTCGGATTTACCTGGCATGGATGTTTTTGTTTCGACGGCTGATCCGGAGAAAGAACCACCTCTTGTCACTGCCAACACCATTCTTTCCATTCTTGGTGTAGATTATCCCATTGAAAAAGTTTCATGCTATATTTCAGATGATGGTGGTGCCATTCTTACTTTTGAAGCTATGGCTGAAGCTGTCAAATTTGCTGAG GTTTGGGTACCATTTTGTCGGAAACACAACATTGAACCAAGAAATCCCGAAGCTTACTTCAGCTTAAAGAAAGACCCAACAAAGAACAAGAAATTACATGATTTTGTAAAGGATAGAAGATGGATGAAGAGAGAATATGATGAATTTAAGGTCAGAATCAATGGACTTCCagaagtaataaaaaaaagaagtaaaatgTATAACTCTAGagaagagaagaaagaaaagcaGTTACTTAAGGAGAAAAATGGAGGAGTTTTACCTGCAGATCAGCCAATTGATGTCCCTAAAGCTACATGGATGGCTGATGGAACTCATTGGCCAGGAACTTGGCATAATCCATCAGCTGATCATACTAAAGGTGACCATGCTGGAATTTTGCAG GTGATGAGTAAAGTCCCAGAGCATGACCCTATAATGGGTTATGCAGATGAGAAAAGTCTAGACTTTACAGGCATAGACATCAGAATTCCAATGTTTGCATATGTTTCTAGAGAAAAACGACCAGGTTATGATCATAACAAGAAAGCAGGAGCCATGAATGCCATGGTTCGAGCCTCAGCTATTTTGTCCAATGGTCCCTTTATACTCAATTTAGATTGTGATCACTACATCTACAATTCACATGCTTTGAAAGAAGGAATGTGCTTCATGTTGGACCGAGGTGGCGATCGTGTTTGTTACATACAGTTTCCACAGAGATTTGAAGGCATCGATCCCTCTGATCGATACGCAAATCATAACACAGTCTTCTTTGATG gaAATATGAGAGCATTGGATGGTCTACAAGGTCCAATGTATGTTGGAACGGGATGCATGTTTAGGAGGTATGCACTATATGGATTTGAACCACCAAGATTCATTGAGCACACAGGTGTGTTTGGTAGAGTAAAAACCAAGGTGAATCATAATCCAAATCAAGCAAAGTTACACCTGGATGATGATATGGAGCCTCTAACATCTGAAGCAGAATTGAATTTGCCACAAAAGTTTGGAAACTCAAGTATGTTTACAGATTCTATACCTGTTGCTGAGTTTCAAGCAAGGCCACTTGCTGATCATAAATCTGTTAAGAATGGTAGGCCACCTGGTGCATTGCTTGTTCCACGTCCACCCTTGGATGCTCCTACTGTAGCTGAGGCAATTGCTGTCATCTCATGCTG GTATGAGGATAAAACAGAATGGGGTGACAGAATAGGTTGGATTTATGGATCAGTGACAGAGGATGTGGTAACAGGTTACAGAATGCACAACCGTGGATGGAGATCAGTGTATTGCATCACAAAAAGAGACGCTTTCCGCGGCACAGCGCCTATAAACCTCACCGATCGTCTCCACCAAGTGCTAAGATGGGCAACAGGTTCAGTAGAAATTTTCTTCTCAAGAAACAACGCGATTTTCGCAACTAGACGCCTTAAATTCCTACAAAGAATCGCATACCTGAACGTTGGAATCTACCCTTTCACTTCGATATTCCTCGTCGTATACTGTTTCCTTCCAGCATTATCACTTTTCTCAGGACAGTTCATAGTCCAAGGCTTAAATGTAGCTTTCTTAACTTACCTTCTTCTCATATCAATCTGCCTCAGTCTCATCTCCCTCCTTGAAGTAAAATGGTCAGGAATCGGCCTCGAGGAATGGTGGCGTAACGAACAATTTTGGGTCATTGGTGGAACCAGTGCACACCTTGTTGCTGTGGTACAAGGCTTATTAAAAGTCATAGCAGGAATAGAGATTTCATTCACTTTAACATCAAAATCAGCTGGTGATGATGTGGATGATATCTATGCTGATCTTTACATAGTGAAATGGACTAGTCTCTTCATCATGCCACTAACAATCATCATTATTAACATTGTTGCACTTATCATGGGATTTTTAAGGACAGTGTACAGTATTATACCTCAGTGGAACAAGCTTATGGGAAGCATGTTCTTTAGTTTTTGGGTTTTGTCACATATGTACCCTTTTGCTAAAGGGTTGATGGGTAGGAGAGGAAGAGTGCCAACAATTATTTATGTTTGGTCGGGATTGCTTTCCATTACTATTGCTTTGCTTTGGATTTCAATTGATCCTCCAACTGATACTGCTGCTGGAGGAGGGTCATTTGAAGTATGA